A genomic segment from Rhodothermus sp. encodes:
- the csm5 gene encoding type III-A CRISPR-associated RAMP protein Csm5, producing MPITLKLTTRSPVHIGTGRELEAFEYLIHDGYFWRLHPDRLTMFLLEAAGNEAVDQFASWISQVAERLTTAPNNREQSRLRQSITIRNFLRHIAGQSNLEQRFLASLPELASYYMPTTQAHFRQLIREQLKTPDGKLYVPGSSLKGALRTCLLYQVLTEADKKTVNRWRQHFAEELKQLKKRKRKAQFLAKWLEQEVFFCGVRRREDISWGDAQYDLLKFLMVSDSTAVAPEENGMVLNVNLYLPGARPQPQAPPVEALGVDVALEARIGFEVQFFQTAWKLLQQKTQGMGKQIWIELPERFERLYGLSLKEAQALSTEELERRLLARVRTAVRNFSEALRTFEIQWCQRAERGTTSLLARQLQHFYDSLPDDAIRLGWGSGFAAVTAFLALRDELEWEETLEELLVARFPSRKISTDTFPRSRRMAPQRGVVPLALPLGWIALEWPEPAQTPARETAAANAPEEPLLLERIGPRSQNILAEVVDNTKMPFLIRVFVRGLESKTFRCGGARAQNLQIGQRLLVEVAEWDKRGNCPRMFRVQSLRVK from the coding sequence ATGCCCATTACCCTGAAGCTCACTACACGGTCACCGGTCCATATCGGCACGGGCCGAGAATTGGAAGCCTTCGAATACCTGATCCACGATGGCTACTTCTGGCGCCTGCATCCCGACCGGCTGACCATGTTCCTGCTCGAAGCTGCCGGCAATGAAGCCGTCGATCAGTTCGCCAGCTGGATTAGTCAGGTAGCTGAACGGCTTACTACTGCGCCCAATAACCGGGAGCAATCACGCCTCCGCCAGTCTATCACGATCCGAAACTTTCTTCGGCATATCGCGGGCCAGTCCAATCTGGAACAGCGGTTTCTGGCCAGCCTGCCCGAGCTGGCTTCCTACTACATGCCTACCACTCAGGCTCATTTCAGACAGCTGATCCGGGAACAGCTCAAAACGCCGGATGGGAAGCTCTATGTGCCCGGCTCTTCCTTAAAAGGCGCACTTCGCACCTGTCTCCTCTACCAGGTATTGACAGAAGCCGACAAGAAAACGGTAAATCGGTGGCGCCAGCATTTTGCTGAAGAGCTGAAGCAGCTGAAAAAGAGAAAGCGAAAGGCCCAGTTTCTGGCAAAGTGGCTTGAACAGGAGGTTTTCTTCTGCGGTGTGCGACGCAGGGAGGATATAAGCTGGGGTGATGCACAGTATGACCTGTTGAAATTTCTGATGGTCAGCGACTCGACCGCGGTTGCGCCTGAAGAAAATGGTATGGTCTTGAATGTTAATCTCTACCTGCCCGGAGCGCGACCTCAGCCACAGGCTCCACCCGTGGAGGCACTGGGCGTGGATGTTGCGCTGGAAGCTCGTATCGGATTTGAGGTACAGTTCTTTCAGACTGCCTGGAAACTTCTGCAGCAAAAGACGCAGGGAATGGGTAAGCAAATCTGGATAGAGTTGCCGGAGCGCTTTGAACGCCTCTACGGGTTGTCGCTGAAAGAAGCGCAGGCGCTTTCCACAGAAGAACTGGAGCGCCGGCTGTTGGCACGCGTGCGCACTGCGGTCCGGAATTTCAGCGAGGCGCTGCGCACGTTTGAAATCCAGTGGTGCCAGAGAGCCGAGCGAGGAACTACCAGTCTACTGGCCCGGCAGCTACAACATTTTTATGATAGTCTGCCTGACGACGCCATACGCCTTGGATGGGGCAGCGGCTTTGCCGCGGTCACCGCATTTCTGGCCCTGCGAGATGAACTGGAATGGGAGGAGACGCTCGAAGAACTGCTTGTCGCCCGCTTCCCTTCACGGAAAATTTCTACAGACACCTTCCCTCGATCTCGCCGCATGGCACCACAGAGAGGGGTTGTACCCCTGGCTTTACCACTGGGATGGATAGCGCTGGAATGGCCCGAACCGGCTCAGACGCCTGCCCGGGAAACAGCTGCAGCCAATGCCCCTGAGGAGCCGCTCCTCCTGGAGCGGATTGGACCACGTAGTCAAAACATTCTGGCTGAAGTGGTCGACAATACGAAGATGCCTTTCCTGATTCGGGTATTTGTGCGGGGACTGGAATCGAAGACATTTCGCTGTGGGGGCGCCCGGGCACAGAACCTGCAGATCGGGCAGCGACTCCTGGTAGAAGTAGCCGAATGGGACAAAAGAGGGAACTGTCCCCGAATGTTTCGGGTGCAGAGCCTCCGCGTCAAGTAG
- a CDS encoding type III-A CRISPR-associated RAMP protein Csm4 codes for MTFQVIYLYPRASYRTPLRSDTLWGLLMVALRVVAGDEEADAFIEACEAGRPPVRISSAFPFLIAQTDEGKTVRRHFFPRPALPPPPLSRPDTLDPDRIFEQMRQGKQTRSIQWLPQSLFEAVLLGKLDETGLQCALQEHRESWPQLYLQDNLHTSIDRLTGTTRMENGAGQLFYSREFYLGRRQGLFFLCTGEVERLLPAIRYLHHTGWGGDSSVGKGHFDWERGTLTLNVPDQPTHRVLLSLYSPTSEELTHLRHHPEKTWYRLERRQGYAGAHRLPGGVYRKPPLYMLAEGSIVPDPGRPLCGSVHRVLRSGQVWIRHSGLALDVPARIQGT; via the coding sequence ATGACGTTTCAGGTTATCTATTTATATCCCCGGGCTTCGTACCGGACGCCCCTGCGTTCCGATACGCTCTGGGGCCTGTTGATGGTCGCTCTGCGTGTGGTAGCAGGCGACGAGGAGGCCGATGCGTTTATCGAAGCCTGCGAGGCAGGACGTCCTCCGGTGCGCATCTCATCGGCGTTTCCGTTTCTTATAGCGCAGACCGATGAGGGTAAAACGGTGCGGCGTCACTTTTTCCCCAGGCCAGCGCTTCCGCCGCCTCCGCTGTCTCGTCCAGACACCCTGGATCCGGACAGGATCTTTGAACAGATGCGTCAGGGCAAGCAAACGCGATCCATCCAATGGCTACCACAATCGCTCTTTGAGGCGGTACTGCTGGGCAAGCTGGACGAAACTGGCCTGCAATGCGCCCTCCAGGAGCACCGTGAGTCCTGGCCACAACTGTACCTCCAGGACAACCTGCATACTTCAATAGACCGCCTGACCGGAACCACCCGCATGGAAAATGGAGCTGGCCAGCTCTTCTACAGCCGAGAGTTTTACCTGGGACGCAGGCAGGGGCTGTTCTTTCTGTGCACTGGCGAGGTTGAACGTCTGCTGCCAGCCATTCGCTATCTGCATCATACCGGCTGGGGAGGGGATAGCTCGGTAGGCAAGGGGCACTTCGACTGGGAGCGTGGTACGCTAACGCTTAACGTGCCGGATCAACCCACACACCGTGTCCTGCTATCCCTCTACAGTCCAACCAGCGAGGAGCTGACTCACCTGCGGCATCATCCAGAAAAGACCTGGTACCGCCTGGAGCGACGTCAGGGCTACGCCGGCGCTCATCGCCTTCCCGGTGGTGTCTATCGCAAACCGCCACTTTATATGCTGGCCGAAGGGTCGATCGTGCCCGACCCGGGGCGCCCGCTCTGCGGCTCAGTACACAGAGTGTTGCGCTCCGGCCAGGTATGGATCCGCCACAGCGGTCTGGCACTGGACGTGCCCGCTCGTATCCAGGGAACATAG
- the csm3 gene encoding type III-A CRISPR-associated RAMP protein Csm3: MARFLGNIILKGKMKCLTGLHIGGSKEKFEIGGVDQPVIRDPVTNEPYVPGSSLKGKMRALLAFALGKADKDPNFKTFDPNCPLQRVFGTSAEARNIGPSRLIVRDAFADAETRRMWDELDTELLYTELKAENSVDRLTSAANPRFPERVVRGSRFNVEFVFGVYELEDVKYFRYVIEGLRLLEHSWLGRSGTRGYGQVAFQLAEPFVVTLEDYRTGSEAYRKASQPHEALSFSLRPSDIDEQRIEQLQEAFTSKVE, from the coding sequence ATGGCCCGCTTTCTGGGAAATATCATTCTGAAGGGCAAGATGAAATGCCTGACGGGGCTGCATATAGGCGGTTCCAAAGAAAAATTTGAGATCGGAGGGGTCGATCAGCCCGTCATTCGCGACCCGGTCACGAACGAACCCTACGTCCCCGGTTCCTCCCTCAAAGGCAAAATGCGGGCGTTGCTGGCCTTTGCCCTGGGAAAAGCCGATAAAGACCCGAACTTTAAGACGTTCGATCCGAACTGTCCGCTTCAGCGGGTATTTGGCACGTCGGCCGAAGCACGCAACATCGGCCCTTCACGCCTGATCGTACGCGATGCCTTTGCGGACGCGGAAACCCGGAGGATGTGGGATGAACTGGATACCGAGCTGCTCTACACCGAGCTCAAAGCAGAAAACAGCGTGGACCGCCTTACTTCGGCGGCCAATCCACGCTTCCCGGAGCGCGTCGTGCGGGGCTCTCGGTTTAATGTGGAGTTTGTTTTTGGTGTCTATGAGCTGGAGGACGTTAAATACTTCCGCTATGTTATAGAAGGCCTGCGTCTACTGGAGCATTCCTGGCTCGGGCGCAGCGGTACGCGAGGGTATGGGCAGGTAGCCTTCCAGCTGGCTGAGCCATTTGTGGTAACCCTTGAAGACTACCGAACCGGCAGCGAGGCCTATCGAAAGGCCAGCCAGCCCCATGAAGCGCTCTCGTTCTCGCTTCGTCCCTCCGATATTGACGAGCAGCGCATTGAGCAACTACAGGAAGCATTCACCTCGAAGGTGGAATGA
- a CDS encoding AAA family ATPase, with amino-acid sequence MESLSQEQYQVIRGIQSWLNAPDAPPIFIVTGSAGTGKTTLIRHLVNWLTKESIRFQLAAPTGRAARILASRIGQEARTLHSLLYVLGQVHILKAVEASDDFSELIGIRLHFQLRSADPDTKLMLIDEASMIGDVEGETELYRFGSGRLLTDLLRYTRLLPRRNAPPSTRILFIGDPAQLPPVGQSLSPALSPRYLRRHFGLEVWKAHLHTVYRQRADHPILEVATRLRKALAARRFNTFQLTPHPPGIRAASITEALDFVVRSYRQKESVVMLCRTNALARNLNRAIRERLWGRSDLPLQPGDLLLINRNAPRYNLFNGDLMRVEEVASQREHRRIGRRGRPPVDLYFRDVVLTHLHSNARLRIPCKILENLLESPDGQPSPDLFQALLIDFKQRHPELKPEQTEYKLALLQDPYFNALHVRYGYVLTVHKAQGGEWQQAVVVFDDWRHHRNAEFFRWVYTAITRAQEALWIVGAPQFDAYSRLRWQPTMVNTKPDPPAPSTESTGPIFSTAFLQEYHHRLQQALTRQGIQVRQVEQLPYSVRYYLYQDDRTARIQYYYRASGKVSQVIGLGGADDPALTRKALALFHQVLLDPPAASAKLPSDPFLQAFIERVQQCLKDTDVQVVHWETLPYALRVHFRQGTENLTVDFYYNRRQEWTTARPVGRAFSGALFERIQTLLQSEG; translated from the coding sequence ACGCATTCTCGCCTCACGCATTGGGCAGGAGGCACGCACCCTGCACAGCCTCCTCTACGTACTCGGTCAGGTGCACATACTCAAAGCAGTCGAAGCGTCCGATGATTTTTCCGAGCTAATAGGTATTCGCCTGCATTTCCAACTACGGAGTGCCGATCCGGATACCAAACTGATGCTGATTGACGAAGCTTCCATGATTGGCGATGTTGAAGGCGAAACAGAGCTGTACCGTTTTGGATCAGGACGATTATTGACCGATCTACTGCGTTACACGCGCCTGTTGCCTCGACGCAATGCACCGCCTTCCACACGGATTCTTTTCATAGGCGATCCGGCACAGCTTCCTCCGGTCGGTCAGTCGCTTTCACCAGCCCTTTCTCCTCGCTACCTGCGTCGCCATTTTGGCCTGGAGGTATGGAAAGCTCACCTGCACACCGTTTACCGACAGCGTGCCGATCATCCTATTCTTGAGGTGGCAACCCGGCTTCGGAAAGCGCTGGCCGCTCGGCGTTTTAATACGTTTCAGCTTACCCCGCATCCGCCAGGTATTCGTGCAGCCTCCATAACCGAAGCGCTCGACTTCGTCGTCCGGTCCTACCGTCAAAAGGAATCAGTGGTTATGCTATGTCGTACCAACGCACTGGCCCGTAATCTGAACAGAGCCATCCGGGAGCGTCTGTGGGGACGCAGCGACCTGCCCCTTCAACCGGGAGATCTGCTTCTGATCAACCGTAATGCGCCCAGGTACAATCTTTTTAACGGCGATCTGATGCGGGTCGAAGAAGTAGCCTCCCAACGCGAGCATCGCCGCATTGGACGTCGTGGTCGACCTCCTGTTGACCTTTATTTCCGAGACGTTGTCCTTACGCATCTGCATTCCAACGCCCGGTTACGCATTCCCTGCAAAATCCTTGAGAACCTGCTGGAAAGTCCGGACGGCCAACCATCCCCCGACCTTTTCCAGGCGCTGCTGATTGATTTTAAGCAGCGTCACCCGGAACTCAAACCCGAGCAGACCGAATACAAGTTAGCGCTTCTTCAGGATCCGTATTTCAATGCACTGCATGTACGTTACGGCTATGTCCTTACGGTACACAAAGCGCAGGGTGGCGAATGGCAGCAGGCAGTGGTCGTTTTCGACGATTGGAGACATCACCGGAATGCTGAATTCTTCCGATGGGTGTATACAGCGATTACACGCGCGCAGGAAGCGCTGTGGATTGTAGGAGCGCCGCAGTTCGACGCCTACTCACGCCTTCGGTGGCAACCCACCATGGTGAATACAAAGCCCGATCCACCGGCACCGTCAACCGAATCCACTGGCCCCATTTTCTCCACAGCATTCCTGCAGGAGTACCATCACCGCCTCCAACAAGCTCTGACGCGACAGGGTATTCAAGTCCGACAGGTTGAGCAATTGCCCTACAGCGTTCGGTATTACCTGTATCAGGATGATCGGACGGCTCGCATCCAGTATTATTATCGCGCCAGCGGGAAGGTAAGCCAGGTAATCGGGCTGGGCGGTGCCGACGATCCAGCGCTCACTCGAAAGGCTCTGGCGCTGTTTCATCAGGTACTGCTCGACCCTCCAGCGGCTTCTGCGAAGTTGCCCTCAGATCCTTTTCTCCAGGCCTTCATCGAACGGGTGCAGCAATGTCTGAAAGATACCGACGTTCAGGTAGTCCACTGGGAGACTTTGCCCTATGCCCTGCGCGTCCACTTCCGACAGGGCACAGAAAACCTCACCGTCGATTTTTACTATAACCGCCGCCAGGAGTGGACCACTGCCCGCCCGGTGGGTCGTGCCTTTTCTGGCGCGCTGTTCGAGCGTATTCAGACCCTGCTCCAATCTGAAGGTTGA
- the csm2 gene encoding type III-A CRISPR-associated protein Csm2, whose translation MSKHNVTIPDDLARCTPEEIDALANQMGRDFTDIKTAQLRNVFAHINRMRTRWRRDQDREQIRRDLVMLKPRLAYAGGRQQAVRPMSDTFRNAIDAVLKSNNFDAALRNFFDLIEGVVAYHKYYGGTD comes from the coding sequence ATGAGCAAGCACAATGTGACCATCCCGGACGATCTGGCCCGATGCACGCCCGAAGAGATCGATGCGCTGGCAAATCAGATGGGGCGTGATTTTACAGACATTAAAACCGCCCAACTACGTAACGTTTTTGCCCACATCAATCGCATGCGAACGCGCTGGCGCCGCGACCAAGACCGTGAGCAGATCCGGCGTGATCTGGTCATGCTCAAACCCCGCCTGGCCTATGCCGGCGGCCGCCAGCAAGCGGTGCGCCCCATGAGTGACACCTTCCGCAATGCGATTGATGCTGTATTGAAGTCAAATAATTTTGACGCAGCGTTGCGCAACTTTTTCGACCTGATCGAAGGCGTCGTCGCCTATCACAAATACTATGGAGGTACAGACTAA